From Silurus meridionalis isolate SWU-2019-XX chromosome 14, ASM1480568v1, whole genome shotgun sequence, a single genomic window includes:
- the cd2bp2 gene encoding CD2 antigen cytoplasmic tail-binding protein 2 encodes MSKRKVTFQDGDEEITLDDELPKKKMYDEVSGPGSRFKEKHSLDSDEEDEGEDAEKDSKYNILASDDIEGQEMATIDCDEGVPITPFNLKEEMEEGHFDSEGNYFIKKEEDIRDNWLDNIDWVKIKEQPVKKKKKGLSAKRRRRAEDEDEAEEERQREEKQEENEDEDEEEEESEAQEDPLASYTPCQLTEEVVNMLQPGETVSAGLRRLGGLGVRKKKGRARDGGGEEKDESSIRDTEKLDRLTALADRLVVLGEYEIYQQTYEKLAYRLKNMQKAGKRVVKDGVEEEEDELDMFADEFDEQHSRKKEEQEEEAESSLVSDEVMWEYKWENKENSELYGPFSSQQMQDWVDQGYFKDGVYCRRLNQEGAQFYNSKRLDFELYT; translated from the exons ATGTCCAAAAGGAAAGTCACATTTCAGGATGGGGATGAGGAGATCACTTTGGATGATGAGCTGCCGAAAAagaag ATGTATGATGAAGTGAGTGGTCCTGGCTCGAGGTTTAAGGAGAAACACTCTCTGGACAGTGATGAGGAGGACGAGGGAGAGGATGCAGAGAAGGACAGTAAATACAACATCCTGGCCAGTGATGATATTGAGG gtcaggAAATGGCCACGATTGACTGTGATGAAGGAGTTCCCATCACCCCCTTCAACCTAAAAGAGGAAATGGAGGAGGGTCACTTCGACTCAGAGGGAAATTACTTTATCAAGAAAGAGGAGGACATCAGGGACAACTGGCTGGACAACATCGACTGG gTAAAAATCAAAGAGCagccagtgaaaaaaaaaaagaagggactCTCGGCTAAGCGTCGCCGCCGCGccgaggatgaggatgaggccGAGGAGGAGAGACAGCGAGAGGAGAAACAGGAGGAGAACGAGGATGAagacgaggaagaggaggagagcgaGGCTCAGGAAGACCCGCTGGCTTCGTACACGCCGTGCCAGCTGACCGAGGAGGTGGTCAACATGCTGCAGCCGGGAGAGACCGTCTCCGCCGGGCTGCGCCGACTCGGGGGACTGGGAGTGCGGAAGAAAAAGGGACGAGCGCGGGACGGAGGGGGCGAGGAGAAAGACGAGTCGTCCATCAGAGACACCGAGAAGCTGGACAGGCTCACGGCGCTGGCCGACAGACTGGTGGTGCTCGGGGAATACGAGATTTATCAGCAGACGTACGAAAAGCTGGCGTACAGACTGAAAAATATGCAGAAGGCAGGCAAACGGGTCGTGAAGGACGgggtggaggaggaagaggacgaGCTGGACATGTTCGCCGATGAGTTTGACGAGCAGCACAGCCGGAAAAAAGAGGAGCAGGAAGAGGAAGCGGAGAGCAGCTTGG TGAGCGACGAGGTGATGTGGGAGTACAAATGGGAGAACAAGGAGAACTCCGAGCTCTACGGACCCTTCAGCAGCCAGCAGATGCAG GACTGGGTGGATCAGGGCTACTTTAAAGACGGCGTGTACTGCAGACGACTGAATCAGGAGGGCGCGCAGTTCTACAACTCCAAAAGACTGGATTTCGAGCTTTACACGTGA